In a genomic window of Vulpes vulpes isolate BD-2025 chromosome 6, VulVul3, whole genome shotgun sequence:
- the AMN gene encoding protein amnionless isoform X3: MGALGRALLWLQLCALARAAYKLWVPTTDFEAAANWSQNRTPCAGAVVQFPADKAVSVVVRASHGFSDMLLPRDGEFVLASGAGFGAADAGRDRDCGTGAPALFLDPDRFSWHDPRLWRSGDAARGLFSVDAERVPCRHDDVVFPPDASFRVGLGPGARPARVRSVQVLGQTFTRDEDLAAFLASRAGRLRFHGPGALRVGPGACADPSGCVCGDAEVQPWICAALLQPLGGRCPPAACTDALRPEGQCCDLCGAIVSLTHGPTFDIERYRARLLRAFLPQYPGLQAAVSKVRRRPGPHTEVQVVLAETGPQPGGAGRLARALLADAAEHGEALGVLSATARESGAPVGDGSAAGPLGSGSRAGLAGGVAAGLLLLLLALAAGSLLLRRAPRLRWTKRERLVATAAEAPLGFSNPVFDVAGSVGPVPRTPQPPPAQQAGNSSTSRSYFVNPLFAEAEA; encoded by the exons ATGGGCGCGCTGGGCCGGGCCCTGCTGTGGCTGCAGCTGTGCG CGCTGGCCCGGGCCGCCTACAAGCTCTGGGTCCCCACCACGGACTTCGAAGCCGCCGCCAACTGGAGCCAGAACCGGACGCCGTGCGCGGGCGCCGTGGTCCAGTTCCCCGCGGACAAG GCGGTGTCGGTGGTGGTGCGGGCCAGCCACGGCTTCTCGGACATG CTCCTGCCGCGGGACGGGGAGTTCGTCCTGGCCTCAGGGGCCGGCTTCGGGGCCGCGGACGCCGGCAGGGACCGGGACTGCGGCACAg GCGCCCCCGCGCTCTTCCTCGACCCCGACCGCTTCTCGTGGCACGACCCGCGCCTGTGGCGCTCCGGGGACGCGGCGCGCGGCCTCTTCTCCGTGGACGCCGAGCGCGTGCCCTGCCGCCACGACGACGTCGTCTTCCCGCCCGACGCCTCCTTCCGAGTGGGGCTCGGGcccggcgcccgccccgcgcgcgtCCGCAGCGTCCAGGTTCTGGGCCAG acGTTCACGCGCGACGAGGACCTGGCTGCGTTCCTGGCGTCCCGCGCCGGCCGCCTGCGCTTCCACGGGCCGGGCGCTCTGCGCGtgggccccggggcctgcgccGACCCGTCGGGCTGCGTCTGCGGCGACGCGGAG GTGCAGCCCTGGATCTGCGCggccctgctccagcccctggGCGGTCGCTGCCCGCCGGCCGCCTGCACGGACGCCCTCCGGCCCGAGGGGCAGTGCTGCGACCTCTGCG GAGCCATCGTGTCGCTGACCCACGGCCCCACCTTTGACATTGAGCGGTACCGGGCGCGGCTGCTGCGAGCCTTCCTG ccccagtacccggggctgcaggcggccgtGTCCAAGGtgcggcggcggcccgggccgCACACGGAGGTCCAGGTGGTGCTGGCGGAGACCGGGCCCCagccgggcggcgcggggcggctgGCGCGGGCCCTCCTGGCGGACGCCGCCGAGCACG GCGAAGCCCTCGGGGTCCTGTCGGCGACAGCCCGGGAGTCGGGCGCGCCCGTCGGGGACGGCTCGGCGGCGGGGCCGCTCGGCTCGGGTTCGCGCGCGGGGCTGGCGGGCGGCGTGGCGGCggggctgctcctgctgctgctggcgcTGGCGGCGGGCTCGCTGCTGCTGCGCCGCGCTCCGAGGCTCAG GTGGACTAAGCGCGAGCGATTGGTCGCCACGGCCGCCGAGGCGCCCCTGGGCTTCTCCAACCCGGTGTTCGACGTGGCGGGCTCCGTGGGGCCG GTGCCACGCACCCCGCAGCCTCCCCCAGCGCAGCAGGCGGGAAACAGCAGCACCAGCCGCAGCTACTTCGTTAACCCGCTGTTCGCCGAGGCCGAGGCCTGA